From Drosophila suzukii chromosome 2R, CBGP_Dsuzu_IsoJpt1.0, whole genome shotgun sequence, a single genomic window includes:
- the LOC108009062 gene encoding serine palmitoyltransferase small subunit B, translating into MSKSMFQKLSEDYAKFKRYVKWLYLLYELNTQIAICEPWEKVFLNVLLGSFVSLILYASVAFVPGYCVTVFHLLWPMETMQNLNRACNSNIEGFCGNESGALIT; encoded by the exons atgtCCAAAAGCATGTTCCAAAAGCTGTCCGAGGATTATGCGAAATTCAAGCGCTATGTGAAATGGCTGTATTTGCTCTACGAGCTGAACACACAGATCGCCATCTGTGAGCCCTGGGAAAAGGTGTTCCTGA ATGTGCTTCTGGGCAGCTTTGTTTCCCTAATTCTTTACGCATCCGTCGCTTTTGTTCCCGGCTATTGTGTGACTGTCTTCCACCTCCTGTGGCCAATGGAAACAATGCAAAATCTCAACCGCGCTTGCAATTCGAATATCGAGGGCTTCTGCGGCAACGAAAGTGGAGCATTAATAACATAA
- the cyp33 gene encoding peptidyl-prolyl cis-trans isomerase E: MSNDKRTVYVGGLADEVTERLLNNAFIPFGDIADIQMPADYESQRHRGFAFIEYEQSEDAAAAIDNMNDSELCGRTIRVNLAKPVRVKEDSFKPVWADDDWLQKHAGATLQPEGDPEAEKVETPSTGPAVIEKAEKRNPQVFFDVRIGGNDAGRIVMLLRADVVPKTAENFRQLCTHEQGYGYKGCSFHRVIPEFMCQGGDFTNNNGTGGKSIYGKKFNDENFNLKHNSFGTLSMANSGANTNGSQFFICTTKTDWLDNKHVVFGHVISGAEVVRKMERCGSKSGTPSQKIVIYACGELK, translated from the exons ATGTCGAACGACAAACGCACCGTTTATGTGGGCGGCCTGGCCGACGAGGTGACAGAGCGACTGCTGAACAATGCCTTCATACCCTTTGGCGATATTGCGGACATACAGATGCCGGCCGACTACGAATCACAACGCCACCGGGGATTCGCCTTTATAGAGTACGAACAGAGCGAAGATGCAGCGGCTGCTATAGATAATATG AACGACTCGGAGCTCTGTGGCCGCACAATCCGCGTGAATTTGGCCAAACCGGTGCGCGTTAAAGAGGACAGCTTCAAGCCCGTTTGGGCGGATGACGACTGGCTGCAGAAGCATGCGGGTGCCACACTGCAGCCGGAAGGCGATCCGGAGGCGGAGAAGGTGGAAACCCCCTCCACGGGGCCAGCAGTCATCGAGAAAGCTGAGAAACGCAACCCACAGGTCTTCTTCGACGTCCGGATTGGTGGCAACGATGCCGGTCGCATTGTGATGCTCCTCCGTGCGGATGTAGTGCCCAAGACAGCGGAGAACTTTCGCCAGTTGTGCACCCACGAGCAGGGCTACGGCTACAAGGGCTGCTCCTTTCACCGTGTGATCCCAGAGTTT ATGTGCCAAGGCGGAGACTTTACCAATAACAATGGTACCGGCGGAAAGTCCATCTATGGCAAGAAGTTCAACGACGAGAACTTTAACCTGAAACACAATAGTTTCGGCACTCTGTCCATGGCCAACTCGGGGGCGAATACCAACGGCTCGCAGTTCTTTATATGCACCACGAAAACAGATTGGCTGGACAACAAGCATGTGGTCTTCGGTCATGTCATCAGTGGCGCCGAGGTGGTGCGCAAAATGGAGCGGTGTGGCTCCAAGTCGGGCACTCCCAGCCAAAAGATTGTCATCTACGCCTGCGGAGAACTCAAATAA
- the RpL18A gene encoding large ribosomal subunit protein eL20 has translation MRAKGLLKEYEVVGRKLPSEKEPQTPLYKMRIFAPDNIVAKSRFWYFLRQLKKFKKTTGEIVSIKQVYETSPVKIKNFGIWLRYDSRSGTHNMYREYRDLTVGGAVTQCYRDMGARHRARAHSIQIIKVDSIPAAKTRRVHVKQFHDSKIKFPLVQRVHHKGNRKLFSFRKPRTYFQ, from the exons ATGAGAGCCAAGGGATTG TTGAAGGAGTACGAGGTCGTGGGCCGCAAGCTGCCCAGCGAGAAGGAGCCCCAGACGCCGCTCTACAAGATGCGCATCTTCGCTCCCGACAACATCGTGGCCAAGTCCCGTTTCTGGTACTTCCTGCGCCAGCTGAAGAAGTTCAAGAAGACCACCGGCGAGATCGTGTCCATCAAGCAGGTGTACGAGACGTCGCCCGTGAAGATCAAGAACTTCGGCATCTGGCTGCGCTACGATTCCCGCTCGGGCACCCACAACATGTACCGCGAGTACCGTGACCTGACCGTCGGCGGTGCCGTCACTCAGTGCTACCGCGACATGGGCGCCCGCCACCGTGCCCGTGCCCACTCCATCCAGATCATCAAGGTGGACTCCATCCCTGCCGCCAAGACGCGCCGCGTGCACGTCAAGCAGTTCCACGACTCCAAGATCAAGTTCCCACTGGTCCAGCGTGTCCACCACAAGGGCAACAGGAAGCTGTTCTCGTTCAGGAAGCCCAGGACCTACTTCCAGTAG